One part of the Chryseobacterium mulctrae genome encodes these proteins:
- a CDS encoding S41 family peptidase gives MKKYLIFTFLLLGTIIYAQKKVENLNFEAVENNFPKIWNPIRGNSGKAYTDTHEKQEGKTSVVIENEKEGFSGIMYTLPENYDGKEITVSGFIKTQNITEGYASLWMRIDPEVSFKNMQDLNINGTNDWKKYEISLKLSPNDTKKIVVGALLSGKGKMWVDNLQITIDGENIDKVKAFDKKVDKINSDKEFDNGSKINAINLDKNNVEYLKNLGLIWGYLKYYHPNVAAGNFNWDYELFRIYHKSLGASENQRNQILIEWIKSLGEFQTKNDPEPKNLKMKADLKWITTSGFSKELTDLLLKVKTAERKNSNYYISLDSNVQNPIFRNENPYPKMTSPDAGFRLLSLYRYWNIIQYYFPYRYAIGEDWKKVLSEFIPKFINATDETKYTLVCLEIATRINDSHARVNNKITHSFFGTKFPPLEIDFIENSAVIKNYLDDELGKKTDLKIGDVILEVDGKNILKILEEKSKYLPASNRSGKLSSLSNYLLRTNNDQINVKYLSNGVTKTTSLKTYKYDEINYTQKQPSMFTMLNNNIAYLHMADVKKDKLSDIFNEIKNTKGLVIDLRTYPSKFVIFEIGNFLLSKPEQFVKFSTTTLTSPGDYIIKEGAPIGTNNKNYYLGKIAILVNETSISSSEYHTMALRKAPHAKVFGSQTAGADGNVSYITLPGELQTTFTGIGIYNPDESETQRIGIIPDIEVKPTIEGIKNSRDEVLEKAMKWINN, from the coding sequence ATGAAAAAATATTTAATATTCACATTTCTGCTACTGGGAACTATAATCTATGCTCAAAAGAAAGTGGAAAACCTCAACTTTGAAGCTGTAGAAAACAATTTTCCAAAAATATGGAACCCAATAAGAGGTAATTCTGGAAAAGCATATACAGATACACATGAAAAACAAGAAGGGAAAACTTCGGTTGTCATAGAAAATGAAAAAGAGGGCTTCTCTGGAATAATGTATACATTACCTGAAAATTATGACGGTAAAGAAATTACCGTTTCGGGCTTTATAAAAACACAAAATATCACCGAAGGTTATGCAAGTTTATGGATGAGAATAGATCCCGAAGTTTCTTTTAAAAACATGCAAGATTTAAATATAAACGGTACCAATGATTGGAAAAAATATGAAATATCTTTAAAGCTTTCACCCAACGATACGAAGAAAATAGTTGTAGGTGCACTGCTTTCAGGAAAAGGAAAAATGTGGGTTGATAATCTACAAATCACAATTGATGGTGAAAACATTGATAAAGTAAAAGCTTTTGATAAAAAAGTAGATAAAATAAATTCTGACAAAGAATTTGATAATGGTTCGAAAATCAATGCAATAAATCTTGACAAGAACAATGTTGAATATCTTAAAAACCTTGGACTTATATGGGGATATTTAAAATACTATCATCCGAATGTTGCAGCGGGAAACTTTAATTGGGATTATGAGCTTTTTAGAATCTATCACAAAAGTCTAGGAGCTTCAGAAAATCAAAGAAATCAAATTTTAATAGAGTGGATTAAAAGTTTAGGAGAATTTCAAACTAAAAATGATCCTGAACCCAAAAATCTGAAAATGAAAGCCGATTTGAAATGGATTACAACTTCAGGGTTTTCTAAAGAGCTCACCGATTTATTATTAAAAGTAAAAACAGCAGAAAGGAAAAATTCAAACTACTATATTTCACTGGATAGCAATGTTCAGAATCCTATCTTTCGAAATGAAAATCCTTACCCTAAAATGACTTCTCCAGATGCAGGATTTAGGCTTTTAAGTTTGTACCGTTACTGGAATATCATTCAGTATTATTTTCCATACCGATATGCAATAGGTGAAGATTGGAAGAAAGTTTTATCAGAATTTATTCCGAAATTTATTAATGCAACCGATGAAACAAAATACACACTCGTCTGCTTGGAAATTGCTACCAGAATTAACGACTCTCATGCTAGAGTAAATAATAAAATTACACACAGTTTTTTTGGAACAAAATTCCCACCCCTTGAAATTGATTTCATAGAAAACAGCGCTGTCATTAAAAATTATCTGGATGATGAATTAGGAAAAAAAACAGACCTGAAAATAGGAGATGTAATATTGGAAGTTGACGGAAAAAACATTTTAAAAATACTTGAAGAGAAATCAAAATATTTACCTGCTTCAAATAGATCTGGCAAATTAAGTAGTTTATCAAATTATCTGTTAAGAACCAATAATGATCAAATCAATGTAAAATATTTAAGCAATGGAGTTACAAAAACAACATCTCTTAAAACATACAAATATGATGAAATAAACTACACCCAGAAGCAACCATCGATGTTTACAATGCTAAATAACAATATTGCTTATCTTCACATGGCAGATGTTAAGAAAGACAAACTTTCAGATATTTTCAACGAGATAAAAAACACAAAAGGTTTAGTGATAGATTTACGCACATACCCCTCAAAATTTGTGATCTTTGAAATAGGAAATTTCTTACTGTCAAAACCTGAGCAATTTGTAAAATTTTCTACGACAACATTAACTTCGCCAGGAGATTACATAATAAAAGAGGGTGCACCTATAGGAACTAATAATAAAAATTACTATCTCGGAAAAATTGCTATTTTGGTAAATGAAACATCAATCAGCAGTTCAGAATACCATACAATGGCATTGAGAAAAGCACCTCACGCTAAAGTTTTTGGTTCTCAAACTGCTGGTGCAGACGGAAATGTTTCATACATTACATTACCAGGAGAACTTCAAACCACCTTTACAGGAATAGGTATTTACAATCCTGATGAATCAGAAACTCAAAGAATAGGAATCATTCCCGATATAGAAGTAAAGCCTACAATTGAAGGAATAAAAAATAGTCGAGACGAAGTTTTGGAAAAAGCAATGAAATGGATTAATAATTAG
- a CDS encoding helix-turn-helix domain-containing protein, producing the protein MPIVINVDVMLAKRKMQSQELAEKIGITQANLSILKTGKAKALKLSTLEAICKILDCQPGDLLEYIKD; encoded by the coding sequence ATGCCAATAGTAATCAATGTAGACGTCATGTTGGCGAAAAGAAAAATGCAGTCTCAGGAACTTGCAGAAAAAATAGGAATTACACAAGCCAATCTTTCAATTTTAAAAACAGGGAAAGCTAAAGCTTTGAAGCTCTCTACATTAGAAGCAATCTGTAAAATTCTCGATTGTCAGCCGGGAGACCTCCTTGAGTATATAAAAGATTAA
- a CDS encoding DUF2975 domain-containing protein, with product MKIIGKDSLSQYISYFIFVLFIILVGKSIYEQIGYWVSYYNYSNHSYILSTFFVIGNDVGWEINKFTSKYDDVMKFKFYIPFTTQNLITGIFNLGTYINNTVRDLFLVGFFYTGYKSFKEISSDKVFNLNVILWLKRFGWLNIIFSILILFISIFHLNIFGTSDLYTFYFLFFGVFILFIVEFFKKGYDLQSENDLTI from the coding sequence ATGAAAATTATCGGAAAAGATTCACTCTCTCAATATATCAGTTATTTCATTTTTGTATTGTTTATTATTCTGGTAGGAAAATCGATCTATGAGCAAATTGGTTATTGGGTTTCCTATTATAATTATAGCAATCATTCATACATTTTATCCACCTTTTTTGTAATTGGGAATGATGTAGGTTGGGAAATAAACAAGTTTACAAGCAAATATGATGATGTGATGAAATTTAAATTCTACATTCCTTTTACTACACAAAACTTAATTACTGGGATTTTTAATTTAGGAACATATATCAACAATACTGTAAGAGATTTATTCTTAGTAGGCTTCTTTTATACAGGCTATAAAAGTTTTAAAGAAATAAGCAGCGATAAAGTTTTTAATCTCAATGTAATTCTATGGCTGAAGAGATTTGGATGGCTTAATATTATATTTTCAATATTAATACTATTCATAAGTATTTTTCATTTAAACATTTTTGGTACATCAGATCTATATACGTTTTACTTTTTATTTTTTGGAGTTTTTATTTTATTCATTGTAGAATTCTTTAAAAAAGGGTACGACTTACAATCTGAAAACGATTTAACAATATAA
- a CDS encoding DUF2975 domain-containing protein — protein sequence MKITLSGLVYWLAKICFILSILILIYIISGLLIYMYEEISNIKTNLIDRIHHEGKEMVHLKLPFTKFAVGFPTKSLSPIFMVLVFGFYSFYFFLMQKFFAIFNTNTSFTEENLNASKKFLQINIVPIVFWMAMIIYSIFNTHEIHFSENFIFILIHIFITLLIYLYQDILKKGLLLKEENDLTI from the coding sequence ATGAAAATAACATTATCAGGCTTAGTTTATTGGCTTGCAAAAATTTGCTTTATTCTCAGCATCCTAATCCTTATCTATATTATTTCCGGACTATTAATATATATGTATGAGGAGATTAGTAACATAAAGACCAACCTTATTGATAGAATACATCACGAAGGGAAAGAAATGGTTCATCTAAAATTGCCTTTTACAAAATTTGCAGTCGGATTTCCAACAAAATCTTTATCACCTATTTTCATGGTTCTTGTTTTTGGATTTTATTCTTTTTATTTTTTTTTAATGCAAAAATTTTTCGCAATTTTCAATACCAACACTTCATTTACTGAAGAAAATCTAAATGCGTCTAAAAAGTTTTTACAAATAAATATTGTTCCTATAGTTTTTTGGATGGCAATGATCATCTACTCTATTTTTAATACTCATGAAATCCATTTTAGCGAAAATTTCATTTTCATTCTTATCCATATTTTCATCACTCTTCTCATTTATCTTTATCAAGACATTCTCAAAAAAGGACTGCTGTTAAAAGAAGAAAATGATCTAACTATATAA
- a CDS encoding glycosyltransferase family protein has product MVNNKKKLTIILFVGFLFVYFIGSFSKVPFGDSVDFVLNAERGTFINSTSTYAHFLYSNTLVLLTKALPFAEGREIARWLTIVSAALCVPILYKTCLLITKSNLASLTASIVFGLGFSFWKNAEIVEIYTFNLLIISLFFYLVILTILSKRYILIIYSAIILGISLFSHIQNVLIFPAFGVLILLIVPKKIKYISITILGALFLGLFIFPLKNNEPLSSVYSSGVVSEKISNTNILKSLLIAIGYLVYNFWYFLISSILGMFLLYKKNKLLFFFLTGSALPIFIFSIIFGVSDNYVYFIPFNYILAIFLGLGVSDVISLKLRQWLAKSVILIPAFYFLTYKIIIQIPQAENFAKSKSYKGGLKYYLLPWMNNNVGILEFTLDKKIPPEPVDWMTKSAEEYIYLLKIKGYTEKEIKEL; this is encoded by the coding sequence ATGGTAAATAATAAAAAAAAACTTACTATTATTTTATTCGTAGGTTTTCTATTTGTTTATTTCATCGGAAGTTTTTCAAAAGTACCTTTTGGAGACTCTGTTGATTTTGTTCTAAATGCTGAGCGTGGTACATTTATAAACTCAACTTCTACCTATGCGCATTTTCTTTACAGCAATACTTTGGTACTTTTAACAAAAGCATTACCATTTGCAGAAGGCAGAGAAATTGCAAGGTGGCTTACTATTGTTTCAGCAGCACTATGCGTCCCCATACTTTATAAAACATGTCTTTTGATTACGAAAAGCAATCTTGCTTCTCTTACTGCAAGTATAGTTTTTGGGCTAGGATTCTCATTTTGGAAGAATGCCGAGATTGTAGAAATATATACTTTCAATCTACTAATTATCTCATTATTTTTCTATCTTGTTATTTTAACAATACTCTCTAAAAGATACATTTTAATTATTTACAGTGCTATTATACTAGGAATCAGTCTATTCAGTCACATTCAAAATGTTTTAATTTTTCCCGCTTTCGGAGTTCTAATATTGTTAATTGTGCCGAAAAAAATTAAATATATTTCCATCACTATTTTAGGGGCTCTATTTTTAGGGCTGTTTATTTTTCCATTAAAAAATAATGAGCCTTTATCTAGTGTTTACTCTTCTGGTGTGGTCTCTGAAAAAATATCTAATACTAATATTTTAAAAAGTTTATTAATTGCAATCGGTTATCTTGTTTATAATTTTTGGTACTTTCTAATTTCTTCAATCCTAGGGATGTTTCTTTTATACAAAAAAAATAAACTCTTATTCTTTTTTTTAACAGGAAGTGCTTTACCAATATTTATTTTCTCAATAATTTTTGGCGTTTCAGATAATTATGTATACTTCATTCCGTTTAATTATATTCTTGCAATATTCTTAGGACTTGGCGTATCAGACGTTATTTCACTTAAATTAAGGCAATGGCTTGCAAAGTCTGTGATATTGATACCTGCATTTTATTTTTTGACCTACAAAATTATTATTCAAATTCCACAGGCAGAAAATTTTGCAAAATCTAAATCTTACAAAGGTGGTTTAAAATATTATTTACTCCCGTGGATGAATAACAATGTCGGAATATTAGAATTCACTCTTGATAAAAAAATACCTCCTGAGCCCGTTGATTGGATGACAAAAAGTGCCGAAGAATATATATACTTATTAAAAATCAAAGGCTATACTGAGAAAGAGATTAAAGAACTTTAG
- the lpxB gene encoding lipid-A-disaccharide synthase produces MKYYIIAGEASGDLHGSNLMKALKEKDSNAEFRFWGGDLMQKQGGTLVKHYRDLAFMGFLEVAMNLRTILNNIKICKEDIKNNQPDVLILVDYPGFNLRIAKFAKELGIKVVYYISPQLWAWKEGRVEIIKKYVDEMMVILPFEEDFYHKHDVKSHFVGHPLLDAISTLQNISVDDFKTENDLNEKEIIALLPGSRKQEVEKMLEIMLSVRPHFENYQFVIAGAPSLEKEFYQKYVDENVHFVSNKTYDLLRCSKAALVTSGTATLETALLNIPEVVCYRGSKISYAIAKRLVKNIKYISLVNLIMDREVVKELIQSELNTKNLVKELNFIIDGEKRSEMLQDFKLLREKLGGKGASENAADIVLNLKK; encoded by the coding sequence ATGAAATATTATATCATCGCAGGTGAAGCTTCCGGAGATTTGCACGGTAGCAATTTAATGAAAGCTTTAAAAGAAAAAGACTCCAACGCAGAATTCAGATTTTGGGGCGGAGATTTGATGCAGAAACAAGGCGGTACTTTGGTAAAACATTACCGTGACTTGGCTTTTATGGGCTTTTTGGAAGTTGCGATGAATCTGAGAACGATTTTAAATAATATTAAAATCTGCAAAGAAGATATTAAAAACAACCAACCTGATGTTTTAATCTTGGTTGATTATCCCGGTTTTAATTTGCGAATCGCAAAATTTGCAAAAGAATTGGGGATAAAAGTAGTCTACTATATTTCTCCTCAACTTTGGGCCTGGAAAGAAGGTCGTGTTGAAATCATCAAAAAATATGTTGATGAAATGATGGTGATTTTACCTTTCGAGGAAGATTTTTATCACAAACATGATGTAAAATCTCACTTTGTTGGGCACCCTTTATTAGATGCAATTTCTACACTTCAGAATATTTCTGTTGATGATTTTAAAACTGAAAACGATTTAAATGAAAAAGAGATCATTGCACTTTTGCCGGGTTCCAGAAAACAAGAAGTGGAGAAAATGCTTGAAATCATGCTTTCTGTTCGTCCGCATTTTGAGAATTATCAGTTTGTAATTGCAGGTGCACCAAGTCTTGAAAAGGAATTTTATCAAAAATATGTTGATGAAAATGTGCACTTCGTTTCCAACAAAACTTATGATTTACTGAGATGTTCAAAAGCAGCTTTGGTTACTTCGGGAACTGCAACTTTAGAAACGGCTCTGTTGAATATTCCGGAAGTGGTTTGTTATCGCGGAAGCAAAATTTCTTACGCCATCGCCAAAAGATTAGTCAAAAACATCAAATATATTTCTTTGGTGAATCTGATTATGGATAGGGAAGTGGTGAAAGAATTAATTCAAAGTGAACTTAATACTAAAAATCTAGTCAAAGAATTAAATTTCATTATTGATGGTGAAAAAAGAAGTGAAATGCTTCAGGATTTTAAATTGCTCAGAGAAAAATTGGGTGGAAAAGGTGCAAGTGAAAATGCTGCTGATATTGTTTTAAATCTCAAAAAATAG
- a CDS encoding DUF2480 family protein, which produces MSEEFEIKNKVAASGLINFDLTDLVPKGTRKGIDLKDFLFMEMILKEKDFREKVAAIDTEEYKDAFVYVYNSADAIVPLWAYFLITAKLTDVTKKIVFGNAENLEIVLMHDAIKNHDFSEMNGKRVLVKGCSDKAIPENAYVELVENLKPIVKSLMFGEACSNVPIVKN; this is translated from the coding sequence ATGTCAGAAGAATTTGAAATAAAAAATAAAGTAGCAGCGAGTGGATTGATCAACTTTGATCTTACTGATCTTGTTCCCAAAGGCACAAGAAAAGGTATTGATCTGAAAGATTTTCTTTTCATGGAAATGATTTTAAAAGAGAAAGATTTCCGTGAAAAAGTGGCAGCTATCGATACTGAAGAATACAAAGATGCTTTCGTTTACGTTTACAACTCTGCAGATGCAATTGTTCCGCTTTGGGCGTATTTTTTAATTACTGCTAAATTAACAGACGTTACAAAAAAGATTGTTTTTGGAAATGCTGAAAACCTTGAAATCGTTTTAATGCATGACGCCATCAAAAATCATGATTTTTCTGAAATGAATGGTAAAAGAGTTTTAGTAAAAGGTTGCTCAGACAAAGCGATTCCTGAAAATGCGTATGTTGAATTGGTAGAAAACCTTAAACCGATTGTAAAATCTCTGATGTTTGGTGAGGCTTGTTCGAATGTTCCTATCGTTAAAAATTAA
- a CDS encoding ankyrin repeat domain-containing protein, whose product MKKLFLIIFAFTISTFSAQELTDEHKKMLKYDDTSSFSTLVNKENINACYPIENISYSLLALAIKMNSSKVFQKLIDEKADLEKICDGKTPLMFAAKYGNLNIAKKLLENGAKKETKTEKGYNALDYAKKYDQKEIITLLE is encoded by the coding sequence ATGAAAAAACTATTTTTAATAATCTTCGCATTTACAATCAGTACTTTCTCTGCTCAGGAACTTACAGATGAGCACAAAAAAATGCTGAAGTATGATGATACTTCCAGTTTTTCTACATTAGTGAATAAGGAAAATATTAATGCTTGTTATCCCATAGAAAATATATCTTACTCATTATTAGCTTTGGCAATCAAGATGAATAGTTCTAAGGTTTTCCAAAAACTTATTGATGAAAAAGCAGATTTAGAAAAAATATGTGACGGCAAAACACCTTTAATGTTTGCTGCTAAATATGGCAATCTTAATATCGCAAAAAAACTTTTGGAAAATGGAGCAAAAAAAGAAACCAAAACAGAAAAAGGTTACAATGCTTTGGATTATGCCAAAAAATATGATCAAAAAGAAATCATTACACTTTTAGAATAA
- a CDS encoding DUF937 domain-containing protein, translating to MSLIDLLTGNTGNQVAEQAENKFGISKNQIIALLAVATPLVISYLRNKSQDNKEAEALNNALDKDHDGSILNDTSQLETRQSEGGSILSHIFGNEKSTVENQLSQNTGISIDKIGPILAMLAPVIMGYIGKEKQQNNVGAGGLGDLLGGILGGAQTQAQQQQSNPLNDILGSVLGGGQSQSSGNPLNDILGSVLGGGQQKQQQSGGGLGDLLGGLFGGK from the coding sequence ATGAGTTTAATTGATTTACTTACAGGAAACACAGGAAATCAGGTTGCAGAACAAGCTGAAAACAAATTCGGAATCAGTAAAAACCAAATCATTGCGCTATTGGCGGTGGCAACACCTCTTGTAATCTCCTATCTGAGAAACAAATCTCAGGACAATAAAGAAGCTGAGGCTTTAAATAACGCACTAGATAAAGATCACGACGGAAGTATTTTAAACGACACTTCGCAGTTGGAAACGAGACAAAGTGAAGGCGGATCGATACTCTCTCATATTTTCGGAAATGAGAAAAGCACTGTTGAGAATCAACTCTCACAAAATACAGGAATCTCTATTGATAAAATCGGTCCTATTTTGGCAATGCTTGCTCCGGTAATCATGGGCTATATTGGTAAAGAAAAACAACAGAATAATGTTGGAGCAGGAGGTCTTGGTGATCTTTTAGGAGGAATTTTAGGCGGTGCACAAACTCAGGCTCAACAGCAACAGTCTAATCCACTGAACGATATTCTTGGAAGTGTTTTAGGAGGAGGACAATCGCAATCTTCAGGAAATCCTTTGAATGATATTTTAGGAAGCGTTTTGGGAGGAGGACAACAAAAACAACAACAAAGCGGAGGCGGTTTAGGAGATCTTCTTGGTGGACTTTTTGGAGGAAAATAA
- a CDS encoding ComEC/Rec2 family competence protein translates to MILNKQPLLIVVLCFILGIFFQDKLILEQSSIILILLFSIIIFGLFFLKSQILFKIRNFLLMIFFFGLGIIFHFYNNSTTQKVNVKTNETIIFKVSKKLNSNERYKKYEVLAELDNQPFQAIANVEKTRKELDFNHYYKAKAYLVEPKSPEHDFQLDYSKYLSRKNIFYQCYINGEISSAARSDLSFTEKIKQKRLETLQKINNSEMSFRSREFLKGIILADRTEIDAETVQDFNRSGLVHFLAISGTHIVVIFGMFYFLMMRFSSVRLKKYAIVISLLFIWIFAVFIGFGNSVVRSCIMISVYFIYVLLQRKPDLLHSMALSAFIILMIDTQQIFDVGFQLSFLAVLGIYWLNQPILKYLPRQDNFFKKLIYNTISISVAAQLATLPLVLYYFHQFSLISILANFIIVPFSELIIIFSFLMTALMGFNLDFEIINGCYDFIIKILLKVIHWFADFDAVFFENIPLNLAEVFLLFGIIYFLKFMLDKLSFRNISNVILALTIFFIVRISFNLFDNQKDEFVVHHYKKENVISVKKGNKVIFWISSSDDKDKIQQYIINPYVSSRRIKSLEIKNFPASAKMVKFEGKIHELK, encoded by the coding sequence ATGATTTTGAACAAGCAACCTCTTTTGATTGTTGTACTCTGTTTTATTCTTGGGATTTTCTTTCAGGATAAGTTGATTCTTGAGCAAAGTTCCATCATTCTAATTTTACTTTTTTCTATCATTATTTTCGGATTATTTTTCCTGAAAAGTCAGATTTTATTTAAAATCAGGAATTTCCTTTTGATGATTTTCTTTTTCGGATTGGGAATTATTTTTCATTTTTATAATAACTCTACGACTCAAAAGGTTAATGTAAAAACTAATGAAACCATCATTTTTAAAGTTTCAAAAAAATTAAATTCAAACGAAAGATATAAGAAGTATGAGGTTTTAGCTGAGCTTGATAATCAGCCTTTTCAAGCGATTGCGAATGTTGAAAAAACTCGGAAAGAATTAGATTTTAATCACTATTATAAAGCAAAAGCTTATTTGGTTGAGCCAAAATCTCCAGAACATGATTTTCAGTTGGATTATTCAAAATATTTAAGTCGGAAAAATATTTTCTATCAATGTTATATTAACGGAGAAATTTCTTCTGCTGCAAGAAGTGATTTGAGTTTTACAGAAAAGATAAAGCAAAAACGTCTGGAAACTTTGCAGAAAATCAATAATTCTGAAATGTCTTTCCGCAGTCGTGAATTTTTAAAAGGAATTATTCTTGCAGACCGCACAGAAATTGATGCTGAAACTGTTCAGGATTTTAACCGTTCTGGTTTGGTGCATTTTCTTGCCATTTCTGGAACGCATATTGTCGTAATTTTCGGAATGTTTTATTTTTTGATGATGAGGTTTTCATCTGTTCGTCTAAAAAAATATGCCATCGTCATCAGTTTACTATTCATATGGATTTTTGCAGTCTTTATCGGATTTGGAAATTCTGTGGTGCGGTCTTGCATCATGATTTCTGTATATTTTATTTATGTTTTGCTTCAACGAAAACCAGATTTGCTCCATTCAATGGCACTTTCGGCGTTTATTATTTTAATGATTGATACGCAACAGATTTTCGATGTAGGTTTTCAATTGAGTTTTTTGGCGGTTTTGGGTATTTATTGGCTCAATCAACCCATTTTAAAATACCTTCCGAGGCAGGATAATTTTTTCAAAAAACTGATCTATAATACAATTTCTATTTCTGTTGCAGCACAATTGGCGACATTGCCTCTCGTTTTATATTATTTTCATCAGTTCTCATTGATTTCCATTCTCGCCAATTTTATAATCGTTCCGTTTTCTGAACTCATTATTATATTTTCTTTTTTAATGACAGCTTTGATGGGTTTTAATTTAGATTTTGAAATAATTAATGGGTGTTACGATTTTATTATTAAGATTTTGCTGAAAGTAATTCATTGGTTTGCTGATTTCGATGCCGTTTTCTTTGAAAATATTCCTTTGAATTTAGCTGAGGTTTTTCTCCTGTTTGGAATTATTTACTTCCTGAAATTTATGCTTGATAAACTCAGTTTTAGAAATATTTCAAATGTAATTTTAGCACTGACCATATTTTTTATAGTGAGAATTTCTTTTAATCTTTTTGATAATCAGAAAGATGAGTTTGTGGTTCATCATTATAAAAAAGAAAATGTTATTTCCGTGAAAAAAGGAAACAAGGTCATCTTTTGGATAAGTTCTTCAGATGATAAAGATAAAATTCAACAGTATATTATCAATCCATATGTTTCGTCACGCAGGATAAAAAGTTTGGAAATCAAAAACTTTCCGGCTTCGGCTAAAATGGTCAAGTTTGAAGGTAAAATTCATGAATTAAAGTAA
- a CDS encoding succinate dehydrogenase cytochrome b subunit, protein MAGLTSSTIGRKYAMALSAMFLLIFLVMHLSTNMTSVFSEDVFNEASHFMGYNPAVQYLMQPILMFAVIFHFAMGFVLEIKNNKARPIKYANNNGAANSTWMSRNMIISGAVILAFLVLHFYDFYFPEMNYKYIQANTPDETRYWAELHHKFHDLWRVALYVVAFGLLGLHLAHGFQSSFQSIGARHQKYTPVIKAFGNWYSILIPAGFIFIAIFHYVTQ, encoded by the coding sequence ATGGCAGGTTTAACAAGTTCTACAATAGGTAGAAAATATGCTATGGCACTTTCAGCAATGTTTTTGCTGATATTCTTAGTGATGCATCTATCTACCAACATGACATCCGTTTTCAGCGAAGATGTTTTTAATGAGGCTTCTCATTTTATGGGATACAATCCGGCGGTGCAGTATCTGATGCAGCCGATTTTGATGTTTGCAGTGATTTTCCATTTTGCAATGGGGTTCGTTCTTGAGATTAAGAACAACAAGGCTCGTCCGATTAAATATGCGAACAACAACGGAGCGGCTAATTCTACATGGATGTCTAGAAATATGATTATTTCCGGAGCTGTGATCTTAGCTTTCTTGGTATTGCATTTTTATGATTTTTATTTTCCTGAAATGAACTACAAGTACATTCAGGCAAATACACCAGATGAGACAAGATATTGGGCAGAACTTCACCACAAGTTTCACGACCTTTGGAGAGTGGCTCTTTATGTTGTCGCTTTCGGATTATTAGGTCTGCATTTGGCACACGGTTTCCAGTCTTCTTTCCAGTCGATCGGAGCTAGACACCAAAAATACACTCCTGTTATTAAAGCTTTCGGAAACTGGTATTCGATCCTTATTCCTGCAGGTTTTATTTTTATTGCAATTTTTCATTACGTAACTCAATAA